One genomic region from Reichenbachiella ulvae encodes:
- a CDS encoding LytR/AlgR family response regulator transcription factor, with amino-acid sequence MKIFILDDEKNARETVKAYLKKSDQDITVIEEASSIEEAIEKLSTFKPDLAFLDINLPDGLSFDLLARLGLDQIDFKIIFISAYDNYAIKAFKFNAIDYILKPVDPQELKLALDRAIQADQSKVQLQNLSEDFSNEAKSLNRLVLKDQHSIQIVNIADIVRCQSENNYTLFNFVDGNQTLITRTLKEYEEMLKGKLFFRPHKSHLINLRHLKKFDKSDGGTIEMTDGSTVPLSRFKKDIFLQVLDQL; translated from the coding sequence ATGAAAATTTTCATTCTGGATGATGAAAAAAATGCCAGAGAAACCGTAAAAGCCTACCTAAAAAAAAGTGATCAGGACATAACTGTCATTGAAGAGGCCTCCTCGATAGAAGAAGCCATAGAAAAACTTTCAACTTTCAAACCTGATTTGGCTTTTCTGGACATCAACTTACCTGATGGCCTTAGTTTCGATCTATTGGCACGACTGGGATTGGACCAAATAGATTTCAAAATCATTTTCATCTCCGCATATGACAATTATGCGATCAAAGCCTTCAAGTTCAATGCGATTGATTACATACTAAAACCTGTAGATCCTCAAGAGCTCAAATTGGCATTAGACAGGGCCATACAAGCCGATCAATCAAAGGTTCAACTTCAAAACCTCAGCGAGGATTTCTCAAATGAGGCAAAATCGCTCAACAGACTCGTACTCAAAGACCAACATAGCATCCAAATAGTCAACATTGCTGACATAGTACGCTGTCAGTCGGAAAACAACTACACCTTATTCAATTTTGTTGATGGTAACCAGACCCTAATCACTCGTACTCTGAAAGAATACGAGGAGATGCTAAAAGGAAAATTGTTTTTTCGACCTCACAAATCTCACCTCATTAACCTGCGTCACCTAAAAAAATTTGACAAAAGCGATGGAGGCACTATAGAAATGACAGACGGGAGTACCGTACCTCTGTCGCGATTCAAGAAGGACATCTTCCTTCAAGTATTGGATCAATTGTAG